TGAGAGCCCAGCGATGGTCCCCACCGCCCCATCTGATGCTCTGGCCTTTGCCTCAGGAAACTTGGATTTAGGGAACTGTTTATTTCCGACGTACTGGAGTGGTCTAAGTCCTGGGGCCCATGCCCTGGACACATGTCCTGCTGAAATGTCACCAATATCTGTTCCCCTGCAGGCTGAGACTGAGGGTGGGACACGGGCCTGAGTTTCTGACGGTGAGGAAGAGGCCAGCTCCTCCCTTGCTGCGTAGACAACATATGCATCAGTGGGTTTGTGCGATGGGTGGCAGGTGGGAGGTATGTGGGCAAAGGACAGTGTTAGAAGCCTCCCACTCCACTGGCCCAGGAACACAGACCCACATATACAGGATTGAACACACAAGTACAGGAATGCGCCCTGCCTTGGGGTCCGACATCCGTGTGCACAGGGTGGACTTTGGTGTGTGTGCAGATCGTTTCCTGGAGTCCCTCTTCATGTGAAGcgtgtatgtgtgagagagagacagtgcAGATGTGACCTTCTGGAACATAGTACCCCACTCCCACCTCAGCTCAGATAGCCAACCTCTTCCCTACCTGGCTGGGCCCTGCCTGTGTGtggccaatatatatatatacatatatatacatatatatatatatatgtatgtaaaccCCAAGGTGGGCTGTCCGTTCCCACAGTGCCCTTTGTCAGGACGGGAAGTTTGCCCCCGTATCTGACTGCAGCCCTCCTGCTCCCACTCAGGCTTCTTTGGGGACATCAGAGCAGGCCccagcaccccccaccccagcctgtttCCTTCCTGTGGTCCAGCCAGGATACCTTTTCATACCAGGCGTTTCTGGAATTCCCACAGCCTTGGGGCCACAAGGAGAAGGGTGGAGCCATGGCTGGAGTGATGCAACCGCCTCATTGACTGGTATTAGGCCCGTAGCTgcccatctctgggcctcagatggACCAGAGCATCCCTGAGGGTCTGTTCTGCCCCAGCTTCTCTAAGTCCCACACATCACATGATGTGTTTGCTTGTTGGCTgctgtgtctgtatgtgtcctggAATGTTGTCTGGGGGCTGGTGTCTTTTGCATGTTCTCAGACAAGTGTGTGCTGCCCGCCCGCCAAGCACCTACAACCATCAAGCCCCTGTGTGCCCCGTGGGTGGTCCCGGACCTGGCCAGGGCTcgctgcttcccctccccctttctccctccccctgcctctcacGAAGCACACTGCGTGTCCGTCCCATGTGCCTGTGGGTTGATGTGCGCTCTTGCCACGCCTCGAGCGTGCGTACATGATGTGTTCTATGCATTCACCCTGCCCCATTCCCAGCCTGCCCCGCAGAGGACAAGATGGGTGGCCcccggctccctcctcccccaccccgcctgcTGTGCAGCCGTGTGCGTTGGCGTTTCTGTGTCGCTGGCGTGTCACGTGATATAGCCGTGTTTGCTGACATGAGCCCCTGCCCCTTCTGTTTCTCCGTTGGTTTCTAGagctctttccctctcctccccagagggAACAGGACTCCTGGGGCCTGGCTGGGGGCCCAGAGCCAGGCCACCCTCTCCTGTTAGCCCTCAGAGTCCCATTTCTCTCTATTGGTGACCAAGTTGCAAATGGATAAAACACAGGAAAATTCtgcccccctcccagccctgcatgtcctgtccccagagcccctcacccccaccccgggccgGGTCGGGCCCCGTGGGACGGGAGAAATAGCAACCAATCCAACAGCGGGCGTGCTGTGTGCTCACTTCCTTCTGTCCCCACACGGGACGGGCGCCGTGGGGAGTGGGAGACATGGTGGGAGGCGGGTGTGGGAGCTGGACAGGTGGATGGACACAGGCTCGGAGAAGGAGCTTTAATCCAGGGCTTGGACTGGTACAGCATTACTGGGGCATCCTCAGGCAGAGATCAAACAGTGCTGCAGGAACTGATTTGGGTAGAGGGTGGCAAGAGGTGAAAATACACAGATTTCCTCAGCCTTCgttgaagagaataaaaaaagataaatgtccaagggtaataaatgttttaaaataatgggaCTATGAACCCCAAGGAGGGACAAAGGTGGTGGGAGGAGCCAGAAAGCATCTTCACTCTGAACCCGGGTCTGAGGATCACACCTGGATATCCGAGGTCCAGCACGAGGCCCTGTGGAACTTCTACCCACTTCCTGCTTGAAAAGCCAGAAATGGGATGGGACCGTGGAGAACGTCAGGGGAGTCAGACCCTCGCCAACCAGCCATCAGGCCTGGGTTGAGAGTGAAGACACACTTGCTCCAAAACCCTGCCCTAGAACTGAGGGGTATTAGGACACAGGCTCAAGGCTCATGAATTACAATGTGGAGAGCTCTAGGACAGCCAGTCTGGCACCAGACCCCTCCTCCTCCGGCTCTAGAAtgtagccctccctccccaccagggtCTGAGGGCTCTGGACCTGGATGGCTGTGCCATGCTGGCCTCCAGGCCCAGCTCCACCATCACTGGGCTGAGCCCTCCACGGCCTGCACCCAGCGGATGGTGCGGGTCCTGCTCTCCTCCCAGGAGAACAGGGGCTCATAGCCAAAATGGCGCCGAGCCTTGTCGGTGCTGACGGTGAAGGTGGTGTTGGCCATAGCCAGCGTGTAGGGGTTGAGCAGGGGCGCATAGAGCAGCAGCGGCCGCAGCAGCCACTGCAGCAGGACATTGAGGGCAGCCAGAAACAGCAGCAGCCAGTAGGGCAACAGTGGGCGGGTGCCCACCAGCCGGAGTCCACAGGGGCCCAGGAACTCCATGTTGAAGTCCTCATAGCTCTTGTAGGGTGAGTTGTCATAGCAGAAGTACACCTGGCCACCCATGAGTGCAGCTCGGTGCTGGAGCTCCCGGGCCACCAGCACGTGCATCCAGGCCACGTTACCTGTGGGTAGCGGGGGAGAGGGGGTGCCGAGGAGAGAACCGGGGGTGGATATGTCCTTGAATGCCCTTGCAACCATGTAGATACTGCTCTATTCTGGGCCAGGGCATGGACAAGCCACCCCGTCCTTGGGCCCACGTAGATGCTGCCCACATAACTACGGCCCTGCTGAAGGCTGCTTCTTCCAGGCCCCTGTAGCAATTTACTCTCCCAGGCCAGCCTATATGGTTGCTACTCCTTCTTCTGTTAGTCCTGGGTAGAtgctcccccctcctctcccggGAAGACGCTGCTCACAAAACTGCAACCCTTTCCTCAGCCTATGACACGGTATTGATGTCAGCCTTCCCAACTGGCATGGACACTGTTTTGTCTGTGGCCCCTGCAGACGATGCCCACATATCATAGTCTGCTCTGGCCCATGTATAGACCATCCTTTTTTAGCCAGAGTATAGAACACCCCCTTGCCCCAGTACCATGTGGGTCCTGCCCTGTTTTTTTAGCCTCCCCCAACGCCTAGCCCGGGCCTCACCCACGTAGACCCGGCCATGCTCCACAGAGGCTGGAATGGCCCGGAAGAGCCGACCCCCCAGGCGCAGGCCCTGGTGGTAGAAGTCCCTCATGATCTGGTGGCCTTCGCCGTAGATACCGGTGGGACGCAGGGCACATGTCACGAGGGGCAACCCCCCGAGGACCTGGGGGCAAAAGGCAGGCACTGCTAAGACCTAGGACCCGGTGGTTTGCCCTCTGCCCTGATCTCCTCAAGCTGGAGATGGAAGGAATCCAGGGCAGGATGCAAAGGAGCCCACAgtaagaaatgaacaaacaaaaaaccaggggctgccctggtggtccagtggttaagactctgcccttccaccgcagggggctggggttcgattccctggtgggggaactaagatcccgcatgccgtgcagtgcggccaaaagaggaaaaaaaaaagaggagcccacaggccctggctctgcctctgcctggcAGCTCTTTCCGCCCCCGTCTCCTACATCTCATCTTCTCCAGTCTCACCTTCCTCCCATTGGATTCCAGGACGAGCTGCTCAGCTAGGGCCTTGCTGCAAGGATAGGGGTGTCTGTGTACTGCTTCGTATGGGGTATTCTCATTGCCCCTAGTCGGGGGAGAGGGAAGATTCTTAATGCTGAGGGGAGATGGGGCCCTTGAAGTATTGGGGGAAGCTCAGCTCACCTGTAAAAGGGCTGGCCTTTGATGTTGGGACCCACAACTTCCATGCTGCTTGTGTAGACCAGGAAGCGTGTTCCAGTCTGCACACACGCCTCAATCACATTCCGCGTGCCTGGGGGAAGGCGGGAGTGTATCCAAGCTGAAGCTTCCTCCCCCTCTGCgtctttcccctccccatcccaaagCTGGATGAGGACACGTGCCTTCTTTCCCCAGGCCCAGGGAGAACCGCCGCAGGCCAGTGAGGGCCAGCCTGCCATGACAGGGGCAGAAGTGTCCACAGGACAGATTGTCACAGGAGAATCACAGAGGTCAAAGTCAAAGAGGGGGGCAGGAAACAAGCAACCAAGATCAGGCCATGTGCCAGGGGGTATTGAGGACATTGTCAGAACAGGTAGGGAGCATCTCACCCTGCACGTTGACCTCATGGATGGTCTCAGGACTGGTTTTCCCAAACACATCCACCAGCCCAGCTGTGTGGATGACCACGTGGGCTCCGGCGACAGCTGCTGCCACCTCGTGGGCCTGGGTCACGTCCCCCTGGATGGCAGTCACCTGCACGGGCCCTGAGAGTGGGTAGGGGCAGCCAGAGGCAATGTCAGAGCTGAGGCCGTCAGCCAGCTGCTGGGTTCGGCCTACACCCTTGGGCGCCACACTTTCCCAGTGTGACTCATTCATCCCATCCATTCACACTGGAGAACATAACAGGCATCATCTTTTCCACAAGGAAGGGCGTctacaccctcccccacccccacccccacccccaccccgtccccaccAGTCACCTGTCTTCAGCTCCTCCAGCCAGGGACCCAGGTGTAGGTCAAAGATGCGCAGCTCACGGAGCTGGGGTTCCTGCTGCAGCAGCATGCGGACCACATGTTCCCCCAAGAAGCCACAGCCCCCTGTGACCAGGTACACCAGCTTCTGGGCTTGTGCAGAGTCTGCCATGCCTGGCTGGGGAAAGAGACACTGGCGCGCCTGGGTTGAGACACTGCCCCAGCGCCAGCAGCCCCGTGACTCCTAGGAGGGGCCCCTGGCTGAGTGGCCTGGAGCAGTGACCCAGAGGCCAGAGCTGTTTCTGGAGGCTGTAGCTGTCGGTGCAGTGGCCAGGCTACCTGCCCTCTGACCCTGCCGGCTGCAGTTACTGAGATAAGGGGGAGGGCTTGGCCTGCAGAAAGGGGTCAGGGTttgaggtggagggagaggttCTGGGACAGAAAACGAAGGGTGGTtggcagggagctggggaggcAGAGTAGAGGAAGGCGAAGAGAGCTGGGATTGGGGGAAGGGACCCCGGGCCCTGGCATCACCACTGCCTACCTGCAGCCACAGTCCCAGGCCGCCCAAACCGGCCACCGGAGGCCGTCTTCTACAGGCTCCTGGGCCAGCGACACACCGTCCCCTTCCGCTTGCTCCTCCTCCCTCCCGGCCCATTCCAGCAACAGAGACCAGCCCAGCCTCCACCTCTCCGCCCCCGACACTCTTGCCACAGGGCACCCTCTGGTGGCCGCTCCGGGCTGCACTGGCATCTGGTTCCAGCAAAACTTGGGCAAGAGGGGTGGGGAAGCCAGAGCCTGCCGGGTGGGTGCC
This genomic stretch from Globicephala melas chromosome 15, mGloMel1.2, whole genome shotgun sequence harbors:
- the HSD3B7 gene encoding 3 beta-hydroxysteroid dehydrogenase type 7 isoform X1; the protein is MADSAQAQKLVYLVTGGCGFLGEHVVRMLLQQEPQLRELRIFDLHLGPWLEELKTGPVQVTAIQGDVTQAHEVAAAVAGAHVVIHTAGLVDVFGKTSPETIHEVNVQGTRNVIEACVQTGTRFLVYTSSMEVVGPNIKGQPFYRGNENTPYEAVHRHPYPCSKALAEQLVLESNGRKVLGGLPLVTCALRPTGIYGEGHQIMRDFYHQGLRLGGRLFRAIPASVEHGRVYVGNVAWMHVLVARELQHRAALMGGQVYFCYDNSPYKSYEDFNMEFLGPCGLRLVGTRPLLPYWLLLFLAALNVLLQWLLRPLLLYAPLLNPYTLAMANTTFTVSTDKARRHFGYEPLFSWEESRTRTIRWVQAVEGSAQ
- the HSD3B7 gene encoding 3 beta-hydroxysteroid dehydrogenase type 7 isoform X2; translation: MADSAQAQKLVYLVTGGCGFLGEHVVRMLLQQEPQLRELRIFDLHLGPWLEELKTGPVQVTAIQGDVTQAHEVAAAVAGAHVVIHTAGLVDVFGKTSPETIHEVNVQGTRNVIEACVQTGTRFLVYTSSMEVVGPNIKGQPFYSKALAEQLVLESNGRKVLGGLPLVTCALRPTGIYGEGHQIMRDFYHQGLRLGGRLFRAIPASVEHGRVYVGNVAWMHVLVARELQHRAALMGGQVYFCYDNSPYKSYEDFNMEFLGPCGLRLVGTRPLLPYWLLLFLAALNVLLQWLLRPLLLYAPLLNPYTLAMANTTFTVSTDKARRHFGYEPLFSWEESRTRTIRWVQAVEGSAQ